One region of Anticarsia gemmatalis isolate Benzon Research Colony breed Stoneville strain chromosome 2, ilAntGemm2 primary, whole genome shotgun sequence genomic DNA includes:
- the LOC142981560 gene encoding uncharacterized protein LOC142981560 isoform X2 — translation MAYYTVVLISLSLGLVPCYGQYSFDSHKYCDDLSPYYGNINLDQISGVWYGVEKIPHAKGEYKIEHTQECFYIDIKELDIQPTPPTPYPPLANNPYVNQRPYSMQEPYRIRHFVLEWHEGLWQDDFHIKVNTSHKGFWTTDVPSKSVEQMYRFFGGVIQVLKVANNHLVLNFCMRLPNSQLFSVVLSRNENQLTPEDLASIHNVFTMKHLSTSALKRVCENSAANISLSTLLLLIVTFSFWCSRM, via the exons ATGGCGTACTATACCGTCGTACTTATTTCGTTAAGTTTGGGTTTAGTGCCATGCTACGGTCAATACAGTTTCGACAGTCATAAATATTGTGATGATCTGTCACCATATTATGGAAATATAAACTTGGATCAAATATCTGGTGTTTGGTATGGCGTAGAAAAAATTCCGCACGCTAAAGGCGAATATAAGATTGAGCACACGCAAGAGTGCTTTTACATAGACATCAAGGAGCTTGACATTCAG CCCACACCGCCTACCCCATACCCTCCACTGGCGAACAATCCCTACGTGAACCAGCGCCCATACTCCATGCAGGAGCCGTACCGCATCAGACACTTCGTGCTGGAGTGGCACGAAGGTCTGTGGCAAGATGACTTCCACATCAAAGTCAACACCTCACATAAAGGCTTCTGGACCACTGATGTTCCGAGCAAAT CTGTCGAACAAATGTACCGTTTCTTCGGAGGTGTGATTCAAGTTCTGAAGGTGGCGAACAATCACTTGGTGCTAAACTTCTGCATGAGGCTGCCGAACTCTCAACTGTTCAGTGTAGTACTCTCCAGAAACGAAAATCAGCTGACTCCTGAAGACTTGGCCTCCATCCACAACGTCTTTACAATGAAACATCTATCCACTTCAGCTTTGAAGAGAGTCTGCGAAAATTCTGCAGCCAATATTAGTCTATCGACGCTACTTCTACTGATAGTTACTTTTTCATTCTGGTGTTCTAGAATGTGA
- the LOC142981560 gene encoding uncharacterized protein LOC142981560 isoform X1, whose protein sequence is MLLIVLPLLFFPITLAANVNFCQYLNPTHDFDEEAVLGMWYVREYVFHKDKTTKTETNPYCPIIQLRKFEDYVRGGLLNHNLPTPPTPYPPLANNPYVNQRPYSMQEPYRIRHFVLEWHEGLWQDDFHIKVNTSHKGFWTTDVPSKSVEQMYRFFGGVIQVLKVANNHLVLNFCMRLPNSQLFSVVLSRNENQLTPEDLASIHNVFTMKHLSTSALKRVCENSAANISLSTLLLLIVTFSFWCSRM, encoded by the exons atgttACTCATAGTTCTGCCTTTACTGTTCTTCCCGATAACTTTAGCTGCAAATGTTAATTTCTGTCAGTATTTGAACCCGACTCATGATTTTGACGAAGAAGCCGTGTTAGGTATGTGGTATGTCCGCGAGTACGTGTTTCATAAggataaaacaacaaaaacagaaACCAATCCCTACTGTCCTATTATACAACTGCGGAAGTTTGAGGATTATGTGCGCGGTGGCTTGTTGAATCACAACTTA CCCACACCGCCTACCCCATACCCTCCACTGGCGAACAATCCCTACGTGAACCAGCGCCCATACTCCATGCAGGAGCCGTACCGCATCAGACACTTCGTGCTGGAGTGGCACGAAGGTCTGTGGCAAGATGACTTCCACATCAAAGTCAACACCTCACATAAAGGCTTCTGGACCACTGATGTTCCGAGCAAAT CTGTCGAACAAATGTACCGTTTCTTCGGAGGTGTGATTCAAGTTCTGAAGGTGGCGAACAATCACTTGGTGCTAAACTTCTGCATGAGGCTGCCGAACTCTCAACTGTTCAGTGTAGTACTCTCCAGAAACGAAAATCAGCTGACTCCTGAAGACTTGGCCTCCATCCACAACGTCTTTACAATGAAACATCTATCCACTTCAGCTTTGAAGAGAGTCTGCGAAAATTCTGCAGCCAATATTAGTCTATCGACGCTACTTCTACTGATAGTTACTTTTTCATTCTGGTGTTCTAGAATGTGA
- the LOC142981550 gene encoding uncharacterized protein LOC142981550, which translates to MFTLLLRCLFISALVLTVEGFCGDSIRWSHHFNLEDVYGMWYGVGYAQHTPDLTNKPNEVGCVTLHITDVTTEPQDDWLDWSIQRHNYSDENWRSYKSHPWSDNTIAGSWLDVRIKRKVKRDIYNERRLRVVWDEDGQSVEQTYVYTPAEPGLWVVEQRRPLEREMRSRGIDFWVPDEPPRHPQVIRILKVTSQLMIINHCSEVGGGVFSLILRRSPSRVERWEWYDYKRQFFNFELPNVYRYTTICAGCAKSSSILFILLCIAVFVFL; encoded by the exons ATGTTCACGTTGTTACTTCGTTGCCTGTTTATTTCCGCGCTTGTTCTCACTGTTGAAGGATTTTGCGGAGACAGTATACGATGGTCTCATCACTTTAATCTAGAGGATGTTTACGGCATGTGGTACGGGGTAGGCTACGCACAACATACCCCGGACCTGACGAACAAACCTAATGAAGTTGGCTGCGTCACACTGCACATAACTGACGTCACAACAGAACCCCAAGATGACTGGCTTGATTGGTCT ATTCAAAGACATAATTATTCAGACGAAAACTGGCGCTCTTACAAGAGCCATCCTTGGTCGGACAACACTATAGCTGGTTCTTGGTTAGATGTACGAATTAAACGGAAAGTAAAGAGGGATATTTATAATGAGAGACGACTAAGAGTGGTGTGGGACGAAGATGGGCAGAGCGTGGAACAAACTTATGTTTACACACCAGCTGAACCAGGACTTTGGGTTGTGGAGCAACGCAGACCCTTAGAGAGAGAAATGAGATCCAGGGGAATAG atttttgggTCCCCGACGAACCGCCGAGACATCCTCAAGTTATAAGAATATTGAAGGTGACTTCTCAATTGATGATCATTAACCACTGTTCGGAGGTGGGAGGGGGAGTGTTCTCCTTGATCCTGAGACGATCTCCCTCCAGGGTTGAGCGCTGGGAGTGGTACGACTACAAGAGACAGTTCTTTAATTTCGAGCTACCTAATGTTTACCGATATACGACCATTTGTGCCGGCTGTGCTAAAAGTAGTTCtatactttttattcttttgtgtatagccgtttttgtatttttataa
- the LOC142981576 gene encoding uncharacterized protein LOC142981576: MYLNVALLIILCAAADCASYQRYGDTNQYSTYSSYSTVANPYSQYPVKPGVGNYGSDIANFPEVTRYPNYSPGYSTSKYNSFTTPRSNVFYPPGGYSTPRYGDSYSQGYGQGYGQGGYTKNYGTGYGNSYSSYEVPFMNNIGEYCINRSPQTGIWVDSLMGMWYGVEFIEHLAGDSRVDYARTCIVVHISEPMDQPSTETQSFHVQHINAKFRQEYRHLRLLWDEAGHNIEYSLFFRNGTAGYWQVLGGQNGTLPALPRYKQFSGSIQVLKAVNDHMVLNFCQEGINGRTAQLYSVLLSREPGVMARWELDSVHSLLQNKKLSIASRRMVCGNSADRPMKSIGATLILFVIAYTTGSF, encoded by the exons atGTACCTAAACGTTgcacttttaattattttgtgtgcCGCGGCTGACTGCGCGAGCTATCAACGATACGGCGACACCAACCAATATTCCACCTACTCAAGTTACAGCACCGTGGCGAACCCATACAGCCAATATCCTGTCAAACCTGGTGTAGGAAATTACGGAAGTGACATAGCCAACTTTCCTGAAGTAACACGTTACCCGAACTACAGTCCTGGGTACAGCACGAGCAAGTACAACTCTTTCACCACACCGAGGTCTAACGTGTTCTACCCACCTGGTGGGTACAGTACCCCAAGATATGGAGACAGTTACAGCCAGGGCTACGGGCAAGGGTATGGCCAAGGAGGATATACGAAGAATTACGGAACTGGCTACGGGAACAGTTATAGTTCTTATGAAGTGCCATTTATGAACAACATAGGAGAATACTGCATAAACAGGTCCCCTCAGACTGGCATCTGGGTGGACAGCCTGATGGGCATGTGGTACGGAGTAGAGTTCATCGAGCATTTGGCTGGTGACTCCAGAGTGGACTACGCCAGGACGTGCATCGTGGTGCATATATCGGAGCCGATGGACCAG CCATCAACAGAAACCCAGTCGTTCCACGTGCAGCACATCAACGCGAAATTCCGTCAGGAGTATAGGCACTTGCGGCTGCTGTGGGACGAGGCTGGCCATAATATTGAGTACTCACTGTTCTTCAGAAACGGCACCGCCGGCTACTGGCAGGTCTTGGGAGGACAAAACG GGACTTTACCGGCACTGCCCAGATATAAACAGTTCAGCGGTTCCATACAAGTTCTGAAGGCAGTGAACGATCACATGGTTCTGAACTTCTGCCAAGAAGGAATTAATGGGAGAACAGCACAGTTGTACTCCGTCCTGCTCTCTCGCGAGCCAGGAGTCATGGCTCGGTGGGAGTTAGACTCCGTACACTCTCTGCTGCAGAACAAGAAGCTGTCCATCGCTTCAAGAAGAATGGTATGCGGCAACAGTGCAGACCGTCCAATGAAAAGCATCGGAGCCACGctcattttgtttgtaatagCCTACACGACTGGATCTTTTTAA